A stretch of the Notolabrus celidotus isolate fNotCel1 chromosome 3, fNotCel1.pri, whole genome shotgun sequence genome encodes the following:
- the si:zfos-1056e6.1 gene encoding uncharacterized protein si:zfos-1056e6.1 isoform X2, with amino-acid sequence MEMSNYNFTKNTLVSKVWIALRRLDLNDDRVIALREASIPPSAEVSLIVEIITTTFGLISSDVILKMRNHCGCLIPMNSSIPANSKHMPYVLEVAKVFQHVRPKPRTIPMTVLNRSMTTRLQTIDRRIEKLGDLLPQIKLRRNEKLNQEIECLDQKLRFLHKRLQFHVIL; translated from the exons ATGGAAATGTCTAATTACAATTTTACCAAGAATACTCTCGTATCTAAGGTTTGGATCGCTCTGAGACGGCTCGACTTGAATG ATGACAGAGTGATCGCTCTTCGAGAAGCATCTATTCCTCCATCAGCTGAAGTCTCCTTGATCGTAGAG ATTATCACCACCACCTTCGGGCTAATCTCCTCTGATGTCATATTGAAG ATGAGGAACCACTGTGGCTGTCTGATCCCTATGAACAGTTCAATTCCTGCCAACAGCAAGCACAT GCCTTATGTGCTTGAGGTAGCCAAGGTCTTTCAGCACG TGCGTCCCAAGCCTCGAACCATTCCCATGACTGTTCTTAACAGGAGCATGACGACCAGGCTGCAGACGATTGACCGGAGG attgaGAAACTGGGAGATCTTCTGCCTCAAATTAAACTCAGGCGCAATGAAAAGCTAAACCAG GAAATTGAGTGTCTCGACCAGAAACTGAGGTTTCTTCATAAGAGATTGCAG tttcatgtgATACTCTGA
- the si:zfos-1056e6.1 gene encoding uncharacterized protein si:zfos-1056e6.1 isoform X1, whose translation MEMSNYNFTKNTLVSKVWIALRRLDLNDDRVIALREASIPPSAEVSLIVEIITTTFGLISSDVILKMRNHCGCLIPMNSSIPANSKHMPYVLEVAKVFQHVRPKPRTIPMTVLNRSMTTRLQTIDRRIEKLGDLLPQIKLRRNEKLNQEIECLDQKLRFLHKRLQVADSRCWKGVLTRAPLW comes from the exons ATGGAAATGTCTAATTACAATTTTACCAAGAATACTCTCGTATCTAAGGTTTGGATCGCTCTGAGACGGCTCGACTTGAATG ATGACAGAGTGATCGCTCTTCGAGAAGCATCTATTCCTCCATCAGCTGAAGTCTCCTTGATCGTAGAG ATTATCACCACCACCTTCGGGCTAATCTCCTCTGATGTCATATTGAAG ATGAGGAACCACTGTGGCTGTCTGATCCCTATGAACAGTTCAATTCCTGCCAACAGCAAGCACAT GCCTTATGTGCTTGAGGTAGCCAAGGTCTTTCAGCACG TGCGTCCCAAGCCTCGAACCATTCCCATGACTGTTCTTAACAGGAGCATGACGACCAGGCTGCAGACGATTGACCGGAGG attgaGAAACTGGGAGATCTTCTGCCTCAAATTAAACTCAGGCGCAATGAAAAGCTAAACCAG GAAATTGAGTGTCTCGACCAGAAACTGAGGTTTCTTCATAAGAGATTGCAG GTGGCAGATTCTCGCTGCTGGAAGGGAGTGCTGACCAGAGCCCCCCTGTGGTGA
- the zgc:123258 gene encoding LOW QUALITY PROTEIN: signal peptide peptidase-like 2A (The sequence of the model RefSeq protein was modified relative to this genomic sequence to represent the inferred CDS: inserted 5 bases in 5 codons; deleted 2 bases in 2 codons; substituted 2 bases at 2 genomic stop codons) encodes MERSIRIVVFSVIFLASQINCQEAILHISNENTQREYCLVHNHSWTPLSQTLDAAEQYPLVNLTSTVLCNXSGISPDEVKDKAVVVMRGDCDFSQKAVVAQSLGAKALLIASNTSLITPSANDSEYAKVQISLALMRYRDFLEAQQVXRIGEGMQVKLYAPPNPKIDASIAXMLLISIVTIVLGGYWSGACEKERLSSSFAGGGSDENKADSGELFLYXPLKVVFFVALMCGMLVLMYFFYNILVYVIIAIFCMASASALFSCADAVLDLIGCGTVNFSVRNWTFSVRSLILAAVCISIAVVWGVYRNEDRWIWILQELLGIAFCLNFMKTXSLSNFKICVILLSLLLVYDVFFVFITPFFTKEGVSIMVQVALGPXCLRREGNMVEVPAEPQTPSEKLPVVMRVPRFSAWAQNLCGMQFSILGYGDIIVPGLLVAYCSRFDVXINSRKKIYFLSCCTAYLLGMIVTFAVMLLSGMGQPALLYLVPFTLITSACGGRVQGRDENSSGQELCTRSWTHPGNLCCQREELSAP; translated from the exons ATGGAAAGATCTATCAGAATCGTCGTGTTTTCGGTCATTTTCTTGGCATCGCAG ATAAACTGCCAAGAAGCCATCTTgcacatttcaaatgaaaacacacagagggagtaCTGCCTCGTCCACAATCACTCCTGGACCCCGCTGTCACAAACCCTTGATGCTGCT GAGCAGTATCCACTGGTGAACCTGACCTCCACTGTGCTGTGTA ACTCAGGAATCAGTCCTGATGAGGTTAAGGACAAAGCGGTGGTGGTGATGAGAGGGGACTGTGACTTCAGCCAGAAAGCTGTTGTTGCACAGAGCCTTGGTGCTAAAGCTTTGCTCATTGCCAGCAACACTTCATTG ATCACTCCATCAGCCAATGACTCTGAGTATGCTAAAGTCCAGATTTCTCTGGCTCTCATGAGATACAGGGACTTCCTGGAGGCACAGCAGGTCTGAC GTATTGGTGAAGGGATGCAGGTGAAGCTTTATGCTCCGCCAAACCCAAAAATTGATGCAAGCATAG GTATGCTACTAATTTCCATCGTCACCATCGTCTTGGGTGGCTACTGGAGTGGGGCATGTGAGAA ggaGCGACTGAGCAGTAGTTTTGCAGGGGGAGGAagtgatgaaaacaaagcagacagTGGGGAGCTTTTCCTGT CTCCTCTCAAAGTGGTTTTCTTCGTGGCCCTGATGTGTGGGATGCTGGTCCTCATGTACTTCTTCTACAACATCCTTG TTTACGTCATCATTGCTATCTTCTGCATGGCATCTGCCTCTGCACTGTTCAGCTGTGCAGACGCAGTGCTGGACCTGATAGGCTGTGGCACAGTGAA CTTCTCTGTCCGGAATTGGACCTTCTCGGTGAGGTCTCTCATTCTGGCTGCTGTATGCATCAGCATAGCTGTGGTTTGG GGCGTCTACAGAAATGAGGACAG ATGGATCTGGATCTTGCAGGAA CTACTTGGCATCGCTTTCTGCCTTAACTTCATGAAGA ATTCACTGTCCAACTTCAAG ATCTGTGTGATTCTCCTGAGCCTCCTGCTTGTGTATGATGTCTTCTTCGTCTTCATCACTCCGTTCTTCACCAA AGAAGGTGTGAGCATTATGGTTCAGGTTGCACTTGGCCCCTGATGCCTCCGGAGAGAAG GTAACATGGTGGAAGTCCCTGCTGAACCCCAGACTCCCTCTGAGAAA ctgCCAGTCGTAATGCGTGTCCCACGGTTCTCAGCTTGGGCTCAGAACCTGTGTGGGATGCAGTTCTCCATTCTGGGATACGGAGATATCATTGTTCCAG GTCTCCTGGTGGCTTACTGCAGCAGGTTTGACG TGATCAACAGCAGGAAGAAGATCTACTTCTTGAGCTGTTGCACAG CCTATCTGCTGGGAATGATCGTGACATTTGCCGTGATGCTGCTGTCAGGCATGGGTCAGCCTGCACTACTCTACCTGGTGCCCTTTACACTGATAACGTCTGCTTGTGGTGGCAGGGTGCAGGGGAGAGATGAGAACAGTTCTGGACAGGAACTTTGTACG AGGTCTTGGACTCATCCAGGAAACCTTTGCTGCCAG AGGGAAGAACTGAGTGCACCGTAG